CCGCGCCAATAAGCCTCGGTTCGGCTAACTCTCCATGAGACCCAGCGTTCGCCCCGCACTTCGGAAGGACCTGTATAGTGCTGTGACGCTGCTGTGAATATCAGTTTGCAGCTGTTCCCGAGCGAAGGAGCGAACTGTGGGATGCCGTAAGGTCAGGTCTTCCACAGCGACGTCGCATACCTACTCTCGACCTCTACCGCGCCTCCTGCCGCTGGCATTCACCCAAGCGGTACTGGGCGCGCGGTGACAGGACAATCCAGGAGAAAACCCCTAACAGGGCATATGTCAGCGGCTTTACTCAGGCGGTAGCAGGCGTAGCTCCCTCAGATCCCCCACTTCGCCGAGGGAGCCCACCCTTTGAGACGCCCCGCGAACATTTAGCCAACCCCTCCCCCGGAATCGCCTAAAAGCGGTATCTCGATGGAGCATCTAGGGTCAAACGTAGCACCACCCCTCGGGAATAAACAGAGCAATTGATGGCAGAAACTTGCTATCTGCCCGGCTTGCGCCCGCCACCAGTCCGGCGCACCCGACCCAACGGCTTCTCTCCCGAGTCCAGCTCGGCCACACCCTGCTGAACACGCGACCTCGATGCCCCCGAGGCGCGCGCCACAGCCGCGATCCCGCCATGGCCCAGCGCCCTGGCCTCGCCGGCGAGCACCAGCCGCGCGGACCGTTCATCCAGATGCGGCAGCACCGCCTCGAATTTCGCCCTCAACGACGACTCCACATCCGCACCAATGGCCATACACCATTGCCAGCACCAAACCTCAAACGGGGCGGTTATTTACTGACGTTTTCCTTAGCCCGGGCCGGACCTCCTGGTGCGTCCGTCATGACCGCGTTTCTACCGTCCCAAGGCACGAAACCGGGCGATAGTCGTTTGGTTCCCCCAACCGGATATGAAGGCCTCCTCCCCCGCCCTTTCCTTCCATGTGGACGGGTTAGCGGTGCCGGATGCTGCCGCCGCGGATGCCGTCGCGGGTGAATTTGGAGAGCGTGGAGGTCATCGATTCCAGCGGGCCGCGCCACTGGAAGGCGGCAAAGACGGCTCCCAGCGCGAGGACGATGATTACCTGGGACCAGTACAGCACCCCGTCGGGCACGCCCGGGATCGCATCCACCCAGCTCATCGTCCAGACGTGGGCGGAGTACAGGGACAGTGTCATCGCGCCGGCCCCGGAGAGCGGCAGCAGCAGCCCGGGCAGCCTGCCGGCCAGCAGCAGGCACACGGCCAGCACGATAGCGGCCGTGCCGGAGGTATGCAGCAGGTCCAGGCTGGAGCCGGCGTGTGGCGAGGAGGAGCCCAGCCACCACCAGGAATCCTCCTGCTCGATCCAGCCGAGATTAACCTGGTAGATGACATCGAAATCGGGCCGCTGCGCCGCATCCGTAGCCGTCACCTGTTCATAGCCGCCCAGCTGCCCCATCACGAACCAGGACGCCGCTTTGGCGCTGACCGCCGCCGCGATTCCACCGGCCAGAAGCCGCAGCTGAATGGTGGTGCGCAGCAGATTCAGCCGGCCGATGGCCAGGCCGATCAGGATATAGGACAGCCATTGCAGCACCGGGTAGAACCCGGTGAGGAAAAGATCGGAGAGCAGCGCCGCCGGGGTAAAAA
This sequence is a window from Paenarthrobacter aurescens TC1. Protein-coding genes within it:
- a CDS encoding hypothetical protein (identified by Glimmer2; putative); the protein is MAIGADVESSLRAKFEAVLPHLDERSARLVLAGEARALGHGGIAAVARASGASRSRVQQGVAELDSGEKPLGRVRRTGGGRKPGR
- a CDS encoding putative Membrane protein, producing MAPRVQRGPEYSREDTRESTHGLKLPTTPAEARRWIRRHLSGSGQVAVGLWPMAETSRRISGIDAARGIALLGMMAAHVFPLWDAGATAEPNVVGLVFSGRSSALFAVLAGIGLALLTGGSRPHTGRDLMADRTAITARAALIGLVGMLLGYLSVSIAIIMVHYAVLFLCALPFLHLRLRVLAAWAAGWLVLSPVLAFVLRPWALENVRPAGVLEHNVVIEDFFTPAALLSDLFLTGFYPVLQWLSYILIGLAIGRLNLLRTTIQLRLLAGGIAAAVSAKAASWFVMGQLGGYEQVTATDAAQRPDFDVIYQVNLGWIEQEDSWWWLGSSSPHAGSSLDLLHTSGTAAIVLAVCLLLAGRLPGLLLPLSGAGAMTLSLYSAHVWTMSWVDAIPGVPDGVLYWSQVIIVLALGAVFAAFQWRGPLESMTSTLSKFTRDGIRGGSIRHR